The Canis lupus dingo isolate Sandy chromosome 4, ASM325472v2, whole genome shotgun sequence genome contains a region encoding:
- the LOC118352421 gene encoding protein NYNRIN-like isoform X1 has translation MLQVAGWIEAYPTARETADVVATILIEHIIPRFGLPRTLQSDNGPAFISSVTQQVAESLNITWKLHIPYHPQSSGKVERANGLLKAQLTKLTLETRLSWPTLLPIALTRLRASPRGPSGLSPFELLYGRPFLINHNLPAIPPPLLSYLPYLTLLRALLRTHADAVIPASPRDLSPGDQVLLRNLQPGSLQTRWTGPHTVILTTPTAAKLLGHTAWIHINNLKRAPTGIEWTSQMVGPTKLRLARAPSHTSPEPPDPSGRM, from the coding sequence GATGGATTGAGGCATACCCCACAGCCAGAGAGACTGCAGATGTGGTGGCCACAATCCTCATCGAGCACATCATCCCGAGGTTTGGGTTACCCCGGACCCTACAGTCAGACAACGGGCCGGCATTTATCTCCAGTGTGACCCAACAGGTGGCCGAGAGCCTCAACATTACCTGGAAGCTGCACATCCCCTACCACCCTCAGTCTTCGGGTAAGGTGGAAAGGGCCAACGGGCTACTTAAGGCTCAACTCACTAAACTTACCCTGGAGACTCGCCTGTCGTGGCCCACACTGTTACCTATAGCTCTCACCAGACTCCGGGCGTCCCCCCGAGGACCATCAGGTTTGAGTCCCTTTGAGTTACTGTATGGTCGGCCCTTCCTTATCAACCACAACCTCCCGGCCATTCCTCCACCTCTTTTATCCTATCTGCCTTACCTTACCCTCCTCCGGGCCCTCTTGAGAACCCATGCCGATGCTGTCATTCCGGCCTCTCCACGAGACTTATCCCCAGGGGACCAGGTCCTTCTCAGAAATCtgcagccaggctccctgcagacccGATGGACCGGACCTCACACGGTGATCCTCACCACCCCAACCGCGGCAAAATTGCTGGGACATACGGCATGGATACACATCAACAACCTTAAACGGGCACCCACAGGTATCGAATGGACCTCCCAGATGGTGGGACCCACCAAACTCCGCCTGGCTAGGGCTCCTTCTCATACTTCTCCTGAGCCCCCCGATCCAAGCGGTAGAATGTGA